One Lysobacter enzymogenes DNA segment encodes these proteins:
- a CDS encoding slipin family protein: MFWTKKVVVGDAERVLVYRNRRIERVLGPGVHRLRDLRDELTLDHCNIGNSAYAGNDSEALIAGLGERLSEYFVLADIGNDEVGLVLRNGRYAEVLAPGLRRLYWKGLATIEVRALRLGEGLEIEREVADGLRQIAQLDRVAAHGTVPTESAGLLFVDGKFVRVLAPGAYAFWNLRKNVAVETVELRVQAMEVSGQELLTRDKVTLRVNLAASVRVASPVAARTKVAKYAEHVYRELQYGLRKAVSSKTLDELLGDKASLDADILASARGACAEIGVDVLGVGVKDVILPGEMKEILNAVVQAEKTAQANTIRRREEANATRSLLNTAKLIEDSPVLMRLKELEALEKITEKIDKLTVFGGLEGVMKQLVSLKGHG, from the coding sequence ATGTTCTGGACGAAGAAGGTCGTGGTCGGCGATGCCGAGCGCGTCCTGGTTTACCGCAACCGCCGCATCGAGCGCGTGCTCGGCCCGGGCGTGCACAGGCTGCGCGACCTGCGCGACGAGCTCACCCTGGATCACTGCAACATCGGCAACAGCGCCTATGCCGGCAACGACAGCGAAGCGCTGATCGCCGGCCTCGGCGAGCGCCTGTCCGAGTATTTCGTCCTCGCCGACATCGGCAACGACGAAGTCGGTCTGGTGCTGCGCAACGGCCGCTACGCCGAGGTGCTGGCGCCGGGTCTGCGCCGCCTGTACTGGAAGGGCCTGGCGACGATCGAAGTGCGCGCGCTGCGACTGGGCGAGGGCCTGGAAATCGAGCGCGAAGTCGCCGACGGCCTGCGCCAGATCGCCCAGCTCGACCGCGTCGCGGCGCACGGCACCGTGCCGACCGAGTCGGCCGGCCTGCTGTTCGTCGACGGCAAGTTCGTGCGCGTGCTGGCGCCGGGCGCGTACGCGTTCTGGAACCTGCGCAAGAACGTCGCGGTGGAAACCGTGGAGCTGCGCGTGCAGGCGATGGAAGTCTCGGGCCAGGAACTGCTGACCCGCGACAAGGTCACCCTGCGCGTGAACCTCGCCGCCAGCGTGCGCGTGGCCTCTCCGGTGGCCGCGCGCACCAAGGTCGCCAAGTACGCCGAGCACGTCTACCGCGAGCTGCAGTACGGCCTGCGCAAGGCGGTCTCGTCCAAGACCCTGGACGAACTGCTCGGCGACAAGGCCTCGCTCGACGCGGACATCCTCGCCAGCGCGCGCGGCGCCTGCGCCGAGATCGGCGTGGACGTGCTCGGCGTCGGCGTCAAGGACGTGATCCTGCCGGGCGAGATGAAGGAAATCCTCAACGCCGTGGTGCAGGCGGAGAAGACCGCCCAGGCCAACACGATCCGCCGCCGCGAGGAAGCCAACGCGACCCGCAGCCTGCTCAACACCGCCAAGCTGATCGAGGACTCTCCGGTGCTGATGCGCCTGAAGGAACTCGAGGCCTTGGAAAAGATCACCGAAAAGATCGACAAG
- a CDS encoding cysteine hydrolase family protein yields MTVARQRIALIPIDVQRGFDHPPWGRRNNPDMEANGRRLLAAWRERGWPLIHVRHDSVQPGSSLSPGHPGNAFRDGFEPLPGEAVVAKSVNAGFIGTDLDLRLRRLGVDTVVLFGVSTDMCVSTTARMASNLGYRTVVIGDACFCFDLDDGAGATIAAEAISAAHLATLRAEFAQVLDTAEFLATLDAI; encoded by the coding sequence ATGACCGTCGCCCGCCAACGCATCGCCCTGATTCCCATCGACGTGCAGCGCGGCTTCGACCATCCGCCGTGGGGCCGGCGCAACAACCCGGACATGGAAGCCAACGGCCGCCGCCTGCTCGCGGCCTGGCGCGAACGCGGCTGGCCGCTGATCCACGTGCGCCACGATTCGGTGCAGCCCGGATCGAGCCTGAGTCCCGGGCATCCCGGCAACGCCTTTCGCGACGGCTTCGAACCGCTGCCGGGCGAAGCGGTGGTGGCCAAGTCGGTCAACGCCGGCTTCATCGGCACCGATCTCGACCTGCGCCTGCGCCGCCTCGGTGTCGATACCGTCGTGCTGTTCGGCGTCAGCACCGACATGTGCGTGTCCACCACCGCGCGCATGGCGAGCAATCTCGGTTATCGCACCGTGGTGATCGGCGATGCCTGTTTCTGTTTCGATCTGGACGACGGCGCGGGCGCGACGATCGCGGCCGAAGCGATCAGCGCCGCGCATCTGGCGACCCTGCGCGCGGAGTTCGCGCAAGTGCTGGACACCGCCGAGTTTCTGGCGACGCTCGACGCAATCTGA
- a CDS encoding Lrp/AsnC family transcriptional regulator has product MKTLDEIDRKLIALLQDNARLSTVALAKAVALSRSTVQERLQRLEASGTIAQYTVRLGSGGDPLRAWLLLRYAEGFSCDDVVPLLTPLPQVRLAHSVVGDTDLMVLVETRSPGELADLRERVMGLKGVDDVTTVPVLRTVLGRL; this is encoded by the coding sequence ATGAAGACCCTCGACGAGATCGACCGCAAGCTGATCGCGTTGTTGCAGGACAATGCACGCCTGTCCACCGTCGCCCTGGCCAAGGCGGTGGCGTTGTCGCGCAGCACCGTGCAGGAACGCCTGCAGCGCCTGGAAGCGAGCGGAACCATCGCCCAGTACACCGTGCGCCTGGGCAGCGGCGGCGATCCGCTGCGGGCGTGGCTGTTGCTGCGCTACGCCGAGGGTTTCAGCTGCGACGACGTGGTGCCGCTGCTGACGCCGCTGCCGCAGGTGCGGCTGGCGCACAGCGTGGTCGGCGACACCGATCTGATGGTGTTGGTGGAAACGCGTTCGCCGGGCGAATTGGCCGATCTGCGCGAACGGGTGATGGGGCTCAAGGGCGTGGACGATGTCACCACGGTGCCGGTGTTGCGGACGGTGCTGGGTCGGCTGTGA
- a CDS encoding polysaccharide deacetylase family protein: MRCLLACLLMIAAAAAAAASKPQTPPPDRRIALTVDDLPWVQLPVVSTGSILDGHRRLIAAIRRADVPVVGFVNEGKLDADGQPQPARLAMLRDWLDAGAELGNHTYGHSDLHAVGLAAYQDDILRGERQLRPLLQARGQAPRWFRHPYLRAGRSAADKAALARFLDQHGYRIAPVTVDNSDWIWAAAYLRADEPLPAGVKPSAKNDPQRLKARLRRDYVKYMGRKLDYYERQSVALLGYNLPQVWLIHANALNADTYGDLIAMTRKRGYRFIGLDEAMRDPAYQRADAYTGPAGPSWLHRWAIGEKRPASFFAGEPSVPDWVLNLAQIDSE; the protein is encoded by the coding sequence CTGCGTTGCCTGCTCGCCTGCCTGTTGATGATCGCCGCGGCCGCCGCGGCCGCCGCCTCGAAGCCCCAGACGCCGCCGCCGGACCGGCGCATCGCCCTGACCGTGGACGACCTGCCCTGGGTGCAGCTGCCCGTGGTCTCCACCGGATCGATCCTCGACGGCCACCGCCGCCTGATCGCCGCGATCCGCCGCGCCGACGTGCCGGTGGTCGGTTTCGTCAACGAAGGCAAGCTGGACGCCGACGGCCAGCCGCAACCGGCGCGGCTGGCGATGCTGCGCGACTGGCTCGACGCCGGCGCCGAACTGGGCAACCACACCTACGGCCATTCCGACCTGCACGCGGTCGGCCTGGCCGCCTACCAGGACGACATCCTGCGCGGCGAGCGCCAGCTGCGTCCGCTGCTGCAGGCGCGCGGCCAGGCCCCGCGCTGGTTCCGCCATCCTTACCTGCGCGCCGGCCGCAGCGCCGCCGACAAGGCCGCGCTTGCGCGCTTCCTCGACCAGCACGGCTACCGCATCGCCCCGGTCACGGTCGACAATTCCGACTGGATCTGGGCCGCCGCCTACCTGCGCGCCGACGAACCGCTGCCCGCCGGCGTCAAGCCCAGCGCCAAGAACGACCCGCAGCGGCTCAAGGCGCGCCTGCGCCGCGACTACGTCAAGTACATGGGCCGCAAGCTCGACTACTACGAACGCCAGTCGGTCGCGCTGCTCGGCTACAACCTGCCGCAGGTGTGGCTGATCCACGCCAACGCGCTCAACGCCGACACCTACGGCGACCTGATCGCGATGACGCGCAAGCGCGGCTACCGCTTCATCGGCCTGGACGAAGCCATGCGCGACCCGGCCTACCAGCGCGCCGACGCCTACACTGGACCGGCCGGCCCGAGCTGGCTGCATCGCTGGGCGATCGGCGAGAAGCGGCCGGCGAGTTTCTTCGCCGGCGAGCCGTCGGTGCCGGACTGGGTGCTGAATCTGGCGCAGATCGATTCCGAGTAA
- a CDS encoding DUF6249 domain-containing protein, whose protein sequence is MPDILVPITLFVCIAFAIKVVVEARVRGKLAQSAGSEELLRSLARDEDQRRRHGALRWGIVLVLLAIAFAIIEAAGWRDATAGTFALLLGAVGLGNLAYYVIVRKLD, encoded by the coding sequence ATGCCCGATATCCTGGTTCCCATCACCCTGTTCGTCTGCATCGCCTTCGCCATCAAGGTCGTCGTCGAGGCGCGCGTGCGCGGCAAGCTGGCGCAGAGCGCCGGCAGCGAAGAACTGCTGCGCTCGCTCGCCCGCGACGAAGACCAGCGCCGCCGCCACGGCGCGCTGCGCTGGGGCATCGTGCTGGTGCTGCTCGCGATCGCCTTCGCGATCATCGAAGCGGCCGGCTGGCGCGACGCCACCGCCGGCACCTTCGCCCTGCTGCTCGGCGCGGTCGGCCTGGGCAACCTGGCCTACTACGTGATCGTGCGCAAGCTCGATTGA
- a CDS encoding RNA polymerase sigma factor produces MTGNPAPTDDRALVDAVLSRQPGAFERLVREYQGLCWHIIQRMVRHPDDTRELCQEAFLRVHQCLHQYRHESALKSWIGQVAYSVAKRHLERKRIPIVEAAADEDALSPLEAVSDGFDLEAACADEEIAAGLHAEIEALPPLQRTLLTLYHLDEVPIGEIAQMTGLAEGTIKSHLFRTRARLRQRLEARLGEIA; encoded by the coding sequence ATGACCGGTAACCCCGCCCCGACCGACGACCGCGCCCTGGTCGACGCCGTCCTGTCCCGCCAGCCGGGCGCGTTCGAGCGCCTGGTGCGCGAGTACCAGGGGCTGTGCTGGCACATCATCCAGCGCATGGTCCGGCATCCCGACGACACCCGCGAGCTGTGCCAGGAAGCGTTCCTGCGCGTCCACCAGTGTCTGCACCAGTACCGCCACGAGAGCGCGTTGAAGTCGTGGATCGGCCAGGTCGCCTACTCGGTGGCCAAGCGCCATCTGGAACGCAAGCGCATCCCGATCGTGGAGGCCGCCGCCGACGAGGACGCGCTGTCGCCGCTGGAGGCGGTCAGCGACGGCTTCGACCTGGAGGCGGCCTGCGCCGACGAGGAGATCGCCGCCGGCCTGCACGCCGAGATCGAGGCGCTGCCGCCGTTGCAGCGCACCCTGTTGACCCTGTATCACCTGGACGAAGTGCCCATCGGCGAGATCGCGCAGATGACCGGCCTGGCCGAGGGCACCATCAAGAGCCACCTGTTCCGGACCCGGGCGCGCCTGCGCCAGCGGCTGGAAGCGCGGCTGGGAGAGATCGCATGA
- a CDS encoding RNA polymerase sigma factor, translated as MDANGRERADTEQFRPAPAGAAQDRGAAGAPCADFKLADQMFTEAWRSNLPELEARARRFAEGQRDRAEELLGNAAIKALLFMRRAPHTITDPGGFLFVVLRHVFLDSVRQRSRDREVFDRHREVDGEGGGFAHEGLSALQKLELEEQLERVVAAVARMSRKQRRLFAYRFVEELPYPVIAERLEMNQPLARKHVELLRNRLRVAVGRE; from the coding sequence ATGGATGCGAACGGACGCGAGCGTGCCGATACCGAGCAGTTTCGCCCAGCGCCGGCCGGCGCCGCGCAGGACCGCGGCGCCGCCGGCGCGCCGTGCGCGGACTTCAAGCTCGCCGACCAGATGTTCACCGAGGCCTGGCGCAGCAACCTTCCGGAACTGGAAGCGCGCGCGCGCCGCTTCGCCGAGGGCCAGCGCGACCGCGCCGAGGAACTGCTCGGCAACGCCGCGATCAAGGCCTTGCTGTTCATGCGCCGGGCGCCGCACACCATCACCGATCCGGGCGGGTTCCTGTTCGTGGTGTTGCGCCACGTCTTCCTCGACAGCGTGCGCCAGCGCAGCCGCGACCGCGAAGTGTTCGACCGCCACCGCGAGGTCGACGGCGAAGGCGGCGGCTTCGCCCACGAGGGCCTGTCGGCGCTGCAGAAGCTCGAGCTGGAGGAGCAACTGGAGCGGGTGGTGGCGGCGGTGGCGCGGATGAGCCGCAAGCAGCGCCGGCTGTTCGCTTACCGCTTTGTCGAGGAATTGCCGTATCCGGTTATTGCCGAGCGTCTGGAAATGAACCAGCCGCTGGCGCGCAAGCACGTCGAACTGTTGCGCAACCGGCTGCGGGTGGCGGTGGGACGCGAGTGA
- a CDS encoding RebB family R body protein, with product MADPVNSQITDAVTQTNVKVVAEAPAQAIASLYQVSSHSTGLALQNAVHSQQVLNQISSAVVSKAVQMIMAVGDK from the coding sequence ATGGCCGACCCCGTCAACTCGCAGATCACCGATGCCGTTACCCAGACCAACGTCAAGGTGGTCGCCGAGGCGCCCGCGCAAGCCATCGCCTCGCTGTACCAGGTATCCAGCCATTCCACCGGGTTGGCGCTGCAGAACGCGGTGCACAGCCAACAGGTGCTCAACCAGATCTCCAGCGCGGTGGTGTCCAAGGCCGTGCAGATGATCATGGCCGTGGGCGACAAGTAA
- a CDS encoding RebB family R body protein yields the protein MAFPTAVNDQITDAVTQSNVKVIGEAPAFAMGSIYQSMAHSTGILFENAVAAQQQQNSLSQAAANQGVMQIYSVDTTAAAGATEKVAQTGVSDNLTSLLTVLRAFK from the coding sequence ATGGCATTCCCGACCGCCGTCAACGATCAAATCACCGATGCCGTCACCCAGTCCAACGTCAAGGTCATCGGCGAAGCGCCGGCCTTCGCGATGGGTTCGATCTACCAGTCGATGGCCCACTCCACCGGCATCCTGTTCGAGAACGCCGTGGCTGCGCAGCAGCAGCAGAACTCGCTCTCGCAGGCGGCGGCCAACCAGGGCGTGATGCAGATCTACAGCGTCGACACCACCGCCGCCGCCGGCGCCACCGAGAAGGTCGCGCAGACCGGCGTGTCCGACAACCTCACCAGCCTGCTGACCGTGCTGCGGGCGTTCAAGTAA
- a CDS encoding RebB family R body protein, whose amino-acid sequence MAYPTAVNNQITDAVTQSNVKVIAEGPAFAMGSMYQASAHSTGILFENAIASQQQQTSLSQAATNQGVMQIYTVDTTAAAGATEKIAQTGVADNLTSLMTVLQSFKSNPYGP is encoded by the coding sequence ATGGCATACCCCACCGCAGTCAACAACCAGATCACCGACGCCGTCACCCAGTCCAACGTCAAGGTCATCGCCGAAGGCCCGGCCTTCGCGATGGGCTCGATGTATCAGGCGTCGGCCCACTCCACCGGCATCCTGTTCGAGAACGCGATCGCGTCGCAGCAGCAGCAGACGTCGCTGTCGCAGGCCGCCACCAACCAGGGCGTGATGCAGATCTACACCGTCGACACCACCGCCGCGGCCGGCGCGACCGAGAAGATCGCGCAGACCGGCGTGGCCGACAACCTGACCAGCCTGATGACCGTGCTGCAGTCGTTCAAGAGCAATCCGTACGGCCCGTAA
- a CDS encoding Crp/Fnr family transcriptional regulator, which yields MALSAADGAAVRRRRWGLDRCALLRGLPVTLLEHIARHSSEANLEEGDALFFKNDPSDCLAFVVHGRIYKLLYGPDGQELIVDTIESGETVDETPLLDTHAHTFTAVAYSPTRVLLLPRRHFPSLTNDPVVIERAHASLCLRLRQAVESLETMCLHRLESRLARYLLSLMHNQPQPRGGDFEVALPPTQSILAAMVNASRPKLNAQLQTWHRSGLVSRKRNILRINDIDQFRCKAYLGRDFERPGGRARAGSAWRNA from the coding sequence ATGGCCCTGAGCGCCGCCGACGGCGCCGCGGTGCGCAGGCGCCGCTGGGGCCTGGACCGCTGCGCGCTGCTGCGCGGCCTGCCGGTCACGCTGCTGGAACACATCGCCCGCCACAGCAGCGAGGCCAATCTGGAAGAAGGCGACGCGCTGTTCTTCAAGAACGATCCCAGCGACTGCCTCGCCTTCGTCGTGCACGGGCGCATCTACAAGCTGCTGTACGGCCCGGACGGACAGGAGCTGATCGTGGACACGATCGAGAGCGGCGAGACCGTCGACGAGACGCCGCTGCTGGACACCCACGCGCACACCTTCACCGCGGTCGCCTACAGCCCGACCCGGGTGCTGCTGCTGCCGCGCCGGCACTTTCCCAGCCTGACCAACGATCCGGTGGTGATCGAGCGCGCCCACGCCTCGCTGTGCCTGCGCCTGCGCCAGGCGGTGGAGAGTCTGGAGACGATGTGCCTGCACCGGCTCGAATCGCGTCTGGCGCGCTATCTGCTGTCGCTGATGCACAACCAGCCGCAGCCGCGCGGCGGCGATTTCGAAGTGGCGCTGCCGCCGACCCAGAGCATCCTGGCGGCGATGGTCAACGCCAGCCGGCCGAAGTTGAACGCGCAGTTGCAGACCTGGCACCGCAGCGGCCTGGTCAGCCGCAAGCGCAACATCCTGCGCATCAACGACATCGACCAGTTCCGCTGCAAGGCCTACCTGGGCCGCGACTTCGAGCGGCCGGGCGGCCGCGCGCGCGCCGGGTCCGCGTGGCGCAACGCCTGA
- a CDS encoding endo alpha-1,4 polygalactosaminidase, giving the protein MNKFALIALALSAALCGPGVHAQAPAVRAEAAAPTWKPLTPGTSWNWQLDGRAANTSMLDGLANPKKMLDIDLDATSAAEVARLKAKGIYVVCYTEVGSYNIQRADAAEFRKVPGLIGKPMDGFEDEYWIDVRMTDALMPIMTARLDKARAKGCDGVEPDLDDSFNQGEENTGFDLTMEDSLHYLQLLVDAAHARGLSMGLKNGPEMAPYAAAFADWALNEECNQHDECGGYKEFIKRNKAVFQVEYRSNGTRLKDFCPADNKNDFDGLLKDASELLRALPRDACRNG; this is encoded by the coding sequence ATGAACAAGTTCGCGCTCATCGCCCTGGCCCTCTCCGCCGCGCTCTGCGGCCCCGGCGTCCACGCGCAGGCTCCCGCCGTCCGCGCCGAAGCCGCCGCCCCGACCTGGAAGCCGCTGACCCCGGGCACCAGCTGGAACTGGCAACTCGACGGCCGCGCCGCCAACACCTCGATGCTCGACGGCTTGGCCAATCCGAAGAAGATGCTCGACATCGACCTGGACGCGACCTCCGCCGCCGAAGTCGCCCGGCTCAAGGCCAAGGGCATCTACGTGGTGTGCTACACCGAAGTCGGCAGCTACAACATCCAGCGCGCCGACGCCGCCGAGTTCCGCAAGGTGCCCGGCCTGATCGGCAAGCCGATGGACGGCTTCGAGGACGAGTACTGGATCGACGTGCGCATGACCGACGCACTGATGCCGATCATGACCGCGCGCCTGGACAAGGCCCGCGCCAAGGGTTGCGACGGCGTCGAGCCGGACCTGGACGATTCCTTCAACCAGGGCGAGGAGAACACCGGCTTCGACCTGACCATGGAGGATTCGCTGCACTATCTGCAGCTGTTGGTCGACGCGGCGCATGCGCGCGGCCTGTCGATGGGCCTGAAGAACGGGCCGGAGATGGCGCCGTACGCGGCCGCGTTCGCCGACTGGGCGCTCAACGAGGAATGCAACCAGCACGACGAATGCGGCGGGTACAAGGAGTTCATCAAGCGCAACAAGGCCGTGTTCCAGGTCGAGTACCGTTCCAACGGCACCCGGCTCAAGGACTTCTGCCCGGCCGACAACAAGAACGACTTCGACGGGCTGCTCAAGGACGCCAGCGAACTGCTGCGCGCGCTGCCGCGCGACGCCTGCCGCAACGGCTGA
- a CDS encoding sensor domain-containing diguanylate cyclase, translating into MERSWRLLWQTLLTLLGLSAAALACAQPFVVARLGPGADPPLAQVLAGRYDARFAPVAGERIAYPDRRMQWLRLTATADVGEDQLPQLVIDQPYRKFFDIWRHRDADPVRRALHGRGSEFQHSSRFVVYPLEGGLRKGEVIYLRTYATEFTPSTLRIEPLAQVHRQDMGHVALRSVVLTALGATAILAFGFWVGLRERGYAYLCLTLLVQTVNLAVEGGEIRMIPWLYEVLPNRRTNVVLNTAATLASVRFLMFYLDLRTTQAGVAKVLNVCSWVLGALLAVSLVQTWKLSASFGNLVLLVLIGAVFYACAVAISRRQHEAYFLAGAWVPLLAVLVVLVGGFQKWWPMFAWLEYAYPLGLVFGGLGLLLGLAAKLQKLREDHDTAKHRATYDRLTSVMNRQAIEQSLREAILEAHRSRRPLTVVFFDIDHFKRINDEHGHSAGDEALRTVAERTRNRLRATDLCGRYGGDEILVGLPGTRLEQGLVVAEHLRRAVGANPPSVHGRALNLSLSMGVAELRPGENFDQLLERADAALYASKAGGRDRVTVQRAAMEEVAI; encoded by the coding sequence ATGGAACGGTCCTGGCGCCTACTCTGGCAGACCCTGCTGACCCTGCTGGGTCTGAGCGCAGCGGCGTTGGCGTGCGCGCAGCCGTTCGTGGTCGCGCGGCTCGGCCCCGGCGCCGACCCGCCGTTGGCGCAGGTGCTGGCGGGGCGCTACGACGCGCGCTTCGCGCCGGTGGCCGGCGAACGCATCGCCTATCCCGATCGCCGCATGCAGTGGCTGCGCCTGACCGCGACCGCCGACGTCGGCGAAGACCAACTGCCGCAACTGGTGATCGACCAGCCCTACCGCAAGTTCTTCGACATCTGGCGCCACCGCGACGCCGACCCGGTGCGGCGCGCGCTGCACGGCCGCGGCAGCGAGTTCCAGCATTCCTCGCGGTTCGTGGTCTATCCGCTGGAAGGCGGCCTGCGCAAGGGCGAGGTGATCTACCTGCGCACCTACGCGACCGAGTTCACCCCCTCGACCCTGCGCATCGAACCGCTGGCGCAGGTGCACCGCCAGGACATGGGCCACGTCGCCCTGCGCAGCGTGGTGCTGACCGCGCTCGGCGCGACCGCGATCCTGGCGTTCGGTTTCTGGGTCGGCCTGCGCGAGCGCGGCTACGCCTACCTGTGCCTGACCCTGCTGGTGCAGACCGTCAACCTGGCGGTGGAGGGCGGCGAGATCCGCATGATCCCGTGGCTGTACGAGGTGCTGCCCAATCGCCGCACCAACGTCGTGCTGAACACCGCCGCGACCCTCGCCAGCGTGCGCTTCCTGATGTTCTACCTCGACCTGCGCACCACCCAGGCCGGAGTGGCCAAGGTGCTCAACGTCTGCAGCTGGGTGCTGGGCGCGTTGCTGGCGGTATCGCTGGTGCAGACCTGGAAGCTCAGCGCCAGCTTCGGCAACCTGGTGCTGCTGGTGCTGATCGGCGCGGTGTTCTATGCCTGCGCGGTAGCGATTTCGCGGCGCCAGCACGAGGCTTATTTCCTCGCCGGCGCCTGGGTGCCGTTGCTGGCGGTGCTGGTGGTGCTGGTCGGCGGCTTCCAGAAATGGTGGCCGATGTTCGCCTGGCTGGAATACGCCTATCCGCTCGGCCTGGTGTTCGGCGGCCTGGGCCTGCTGCTGGGCCTGGCCGCCAAGCTGCAGAAGCTGCGCGAGGACCACGACACTGCCAAGCACCGCGCCACCTACGACCGCCTGACCAGCGTGATGAACCGGCAGGCGATCGAGCAGAGCCTGCGCGAGGCGATCCTCGAAGCCCATCGCAGCCGGCGGCCGTTGACCGTGGTGTTCTTCGACATCGACCACTTCAAGCGCATCAACGACGAACACGGCCACAGCGCCGGCGACGAAGCCTTGCGCACGGTCGCCGAGCGCACCCGCAACCGGCTGCGCGCGACCGACCTGTGCGGCCGCTACGGCGGCGACGAGATCCTGGTCGGCCTGCCCGGCACGCGCCTGGAGCAAGGCCTGGTGGTGGCCGAACACCTGCGCCGCGCGGTCGGCGCCAACCCGCCCAGCGTGCACGGCCGCGCGCTCAACCTGAGCCTGAGCATGGGCGTGGCCGAACTGCGCCCGGGCGAGAACTTCGACCAGTTGCTCGAACGCGCCGACGCGGCGCTGTACGCGAGCAAGGCCGGCGGCCGCGACCGGGTCACCGTGCAGCGCGCGGCGATGGAGGAAGTGGCGATCTGA
- a CDS encoding PLP-dependent aminotransferase family protein, whose translation MAKHAGSVFSVDVTGLEPEAGQPAYARIGERIRAAILSGALPPEARLPSARTLAHDLGVARNTVDWALDQLVADGYIVRRRGAGSFVAARLPERDAPPLRPDSSRVALPDAAPRRLSRRAEALRAYPGHYAPAAATPFTPSLPPTDLFPRQTWNRLLQREAARSGDDYWHYGASNGLPALRRAIAAHASAMRAVRCSAEQVVVVTSTQQAVELAAKALADPGDRAWCESPGYPPARHGLRSAGLDIVDVRIDDEGLDVAAGLVAAPDARLAYLTPAHQYPLGVELSLSRRRALLDWAHERDAYVLEDDYDGDYRYEGRPIASLQAMDERGRVVYIGSFNKILFPALRIAYAIVPEPLIDAFVDAKHIADGHTALLMQGVLAAFIEEGHLGRHLRKTRAAYDQRRLAFLEHVQVVRPWLDFGPAVAGMHVATRFTDAAAGLDDRAVSAACAEAGIVVHPLSKYGESGRGGLVFGFASALPHRMQSGFEVVRKVLAGCRSRA comes from the coding sequence ATGGCCAAGCATGCCGGCTCCGTATTCAGCGTCGACGTCACCGGGCTGGAACCCGAGGCCGGCCAGCCGGCCTATGCGCGCATCGGCGAACGCATCCGCGCCGCGATCCTCAGCGGCGCGCTGCCGCCCGAGGCGCGCCTGCCGTCGGCGCGCACCCTGGCCCACGACCTCGGCGTCGCCCGCAACACCGTCGACTGGGCGCTCGACCAACTCGTCGCCGACGGCTACATCGTTCGCCGCCGCGGCGCCGGCAGTTTCGTCGCCGCGCGCTTGCCCGAACGCGACGCGCCGCCGCTGCGTCCTGATAGCAGTCGCGTCGCGCTCCCCGACGCCGCTCCCCGCCGGCTTTCGCGTCGTGCCGAAGCGCTGCGCGCGTATCCCGGCCACTACGCGCCAGCCGCGGCCACGCCGTTCACGCCATCGCTGCCGCCGACCGACCTGTTCCCGCGCCAGACCTGGAACCGCCTGCTGCAACGCGAAGCCGCGCGCAGCGGCGACGATTACTGGCACTACGGCGCGAGCAACGGCCTGCCGGCACTGCGCCGCGCCATCGCCGCGCACGCCTCGGCGATGCGCGCGGTGCGCTGCTCGGCCGAGCAGGTCGTCGTGGTCACCAGCACCCAACAGGCCGTCGAACTCGCGGCGAAAGCGCTGGCCGATCCCGGCGACCGCGCCTGGTGCGAGTCGCCGGGCTACCCGCCGGCGCGGCACGGCCTGCGCAGCGCCGGTCTGGACATCGTCGACGTCCGCATCGACGACGAAGGCCTCGATGTCGCCGCCGGCCTCGTGGCCGCGCCCGACGCGCGCCTGGCTTATCTGACGCCCGCGCACCAATACCCGTTGGGCGTCGAACTCTCGCTATCGCGCCGCCGCGCCCTGCTCGACTGGGCCCACGAGCGCGACGCCTACGTGCTCGAAGACGACTACGACGGCGACTACCGCTACGAAGGCCGGCCCATCGCCTCGCTGCAGGCCATGGACGAACGCGGCCGCGTCGTTTACATCGGCAGCTTCAACAAGATCCTGTTCCCCGCACTGCGCATCGCCTACGCCATCGTGCCCGAACCGTTGATCGACGCGTTCGTCGACGCCAAGCACATCGCCGACGGGCATACCGCGCTGCTGATGCAGGGCGTGCTGGCGGCTTTCATCGAAGAAGGACACCTCGGCCGGCATTTGCGCAAGACGCGGGCGGCGTACGACCAGCGGCGTTTGGCGTTTCTGGAACACGTGCAGGTAGTGCGGCCGTGGCTGGACTTCGGCCCGGCCGTCGCCGGAATGCACGTGGCTACGCGATTCACCGATGCGGCCGCCGGGCTGGACGACCGCGCCGTCAGCGCGGCGTGCGCCGAAGCAGGAATCGTCGTGCATCCCTTGTCGAAATACGGCGAGAGCGGGCGCGGCGGTTTGGTGTTCGGATTCGCGTCGGCGCTTCCGCATCGTATGCAGAGCGGATTCGAAGTGGTCCGTAAGGTGCTGGCGGGCTGTCGTTCGCGGGCCTGA